A window of the Desulforapulum autotrophicum HRM2 genome harbors these coding sequences:
- the cobA gene encoding uroporphyrinogen-III C-methyltransferase, with amino-acid sequence METNKGKVYLIGAGPGDPGLLTIKGMETIQRADVVVYDYLAAPALLSYARPDAEIIYVGKKGGDHTLTQDKISDLLADLGKKGKIVARLKGGDPFIFGRGGEEAEVLIDAGVEFEIIPGVTSAIAAPAYAGIPLTHREHASSVSIITGHEDPLKQESSIQWDCLARSNATLVFLMGVKNLSSITGNLIKAGKSGNTPVALVRWGTTALQQTVTGTLDTIVADVEKAGLKSPAIIVVGSVVTLREKMNWFESRPLLGKTIVVTRARVQASELVGSLSALGARCIEIPTIQVVPPRDPAPLVNAVKNLSDFDWVVFTSVNGVKLFFKTLYGEQMDVRALGGLKFACIGPATKAELFVHGIVSDILPKTYMAESVVEAFSNVEIQGKRVLLPRAKQARTILPEELDKLGARVTEVTAYETIAEHLDEAELARLVAESKVDIVTFTSSSTVENFKRLVMDKKVLEMGPEVIAACIGPITAETAASLGIRPDIVATEFTIPGLVDAIVAHVKNQRCTQ; translated from the coding sequence ATGGAAACAAACAAAGGCAAAGTATATCTGATCGGTGCAGGTCCCGGAGATCCTGGTCTCCTGACCATCAAGGGCATGGAAACCATCCAGCGGGCAGATGTGGTCGTCTACGACTACCTGGCAGCCCCAGCCCTTTTATCCTACGCAAGACCCGACGCTGAGATCATATACGTGGGCAAAAAGGGAGGAGACCACACCCTGACCCAGGACAAAATCAGCGATCTGCTTGCAGACCTGGGCAAAAAGGGAAAAATTGTTGCAAGACTCAAGGGGGGGGATCCCTTCATCTTTGGCCGGGGTGGTGAAGAGGCAGAGGTTCTCATTGATGCAGGGGTTGAATTTGAGATCATCCCGGGCGTCACGTCTGCCATTGCAGCTCCGGCCTATGCCGGCATCCCCCTGACCCACAGGGAACACGCCTCGTCGGTATCGATCATTACCGGCCATGAGGACCCCCTGAAGCAGGAGAGCAGCATACAATGGGACTGCCTTGCCCGAAGCAATGCCACCCTGGTCTTTCTCATGGGGGTCAAGAACCTCTCCAGCATCACGGGTAACCTCATCAAGGCCGGCAAGAGCGGCAATACCCCTGTGGCCCTTGTCCGCTGGGGAACAACAGCCCTTCAGCAGACCGTGACAGGCACCCTTGATACCATTGTCGCCGATGTTGAAAAAGCTGGATTGAAATCGCCTGCCATCATTGTTGTGGGCAGCGTGGTAACCCTCAGGGAAAAAATGAACTGGTTTGAATCCCGACCGTTGCTTGGCAAAACCATTGTCGTTACCCGGGCAAGGGTACAGGCAAGTGAGCTTGTGGGAAGCCTGTCCGCCCTTGGGGCCAGGTGCATAGAGATCCCCACCATTCAGGTGGTGCCTCCCAGAGATCCGGCTCCCCTGGTCAATGCCGTCAAAAACCTGTCCGATTTTGACTGGGTGGTATTCACCTCTGTCAACGGGGTAAAACTGTTCTTTAAAACCCTGTATGGCGAGCAGATGGATGTGCGTGCCCTGGGAGGGCTTAAATTTGCCTGCATCGGTCCTGCAACCAAGGCAGAACTTTTTGTCCACGGAATTGTTTCAGATATCCTTCCCAAAACCTACATGGCCGAATCGGTTGTGGAGGCATTTTCAAATGTCGAAATTCAGGGGAAACGGGTGCTTCTGCCAAGGGCAAAACAGGCACGAACCATCCTTCCTGAAGAACTCGATAAATTAGGTGCCCGGGTAACGGAAGTAACGGCCTATGAAACCATCGCAGAACATTTGGATGAGGCTGAACTTGCAAGGCTCGTTGCCGAGTCAAAGGTGGATATAGTCACCTTTACAAGCTCATCAACGGTCGAAAACTTCAAGCGTCTTGTAATGGACAAAAAAGTCCTTGAAATGGGACCGGAGGTCATTGCCGCCTGCATTGGCCCCATTACTGCCGAAACGGCAGCCTCCCTGGGAATCAGGCCTGACATCGTCGCAACCGAGTTTACGATTCCAGGGCTTGTGGATGCCATTGTTGCCCATGTTAAAAACCAAAGGTGCACCCAATGA
- the moaA gene encoding GTP 3',8-cyclase MoaA yields the protein MSFHSKVNYLRISVTDRCNLACCYCVPKDQLPLLTHRDIARYEEILRIIQISCRLGITKVRITGGEPLVRRGIVDFIETVAKLEEIQDLSITTNGVLLQKNAHALKAAGLNRINISLDTLKPERFQQITGKDLFNQVWKGIMEVTAQGFSPIKLNTVIMKGTNDDEIDALAGLTLEYPFHIRFIEYMPMGNAAMDLGQQVLIPEIRNTIEHTFGPLQPVERDLNDGPARRFKIPGAKGEIGFISPVSSHFCHECNRLRLTSSGAIRPCLLNNLEYDILTPLRAGATDDELSSIIKKGIRNKPGSHNLGTDNFTRIDSQMFSIGG from the coding sequence ATGAGCTTTCATTCCAAGGTGAACTATCTTCGTATCTCAGTCACAGACCGGTGTAACCTGGCCTGCTGCTACTGTGTGCCAAAAGATCAATTACCGCTGCTCACCCATAGGGATATTGCAAGGTACGAAGAGATACTGAGAATCATCCAGATATCGTGCCGACTTGGCATTACCAAGGTTAGAATCACCGGAGGAGAGCCCCTTGTTCGAAGGGGTATCGTCGATTTCATCGAAACAGTTGCAAAACTTGAGGAGATCCAAGATCTCTCCATCACCACCAACGGGGTACTTCTTCAGAAAAATGCCCATGCCCTGAAGGCCGCTGGACTCAACCGCATCAACATCAGCCTGGATACCCTCAAACCCGAGCGGTTCCAGCAGATCACAGGCAAAGACCTCTTTAATCAGGTGTGGAAGGGCATCATGGAGGTTACGGCCCAGGGATTTTCTCCAATCAAGCTCAACACCGTCATCATGAAGGGAACAAACGATGATGAGATTGATGCCCTGGCAGGCCTGACCCTTGAGTATCCCTTTCATATACGATTCATCGAGTACATGCCCATGGGGAATGCTGCCATGGACCTGGGACAGCAGGTGTTGATCCCTGAAATCAGGAACACGATTGAGCACACCTTTGGCCCGCTTCAACCCGTTGAAAGAGACTTGAATGACGGCCCTGCACGGCGTTTCAAAATACCTGGTGCCAAGGGTGAAATCGGATTTATCTCACCTGTAAGTTCCCATTTCTGCCATGAATGCAACCGCCTGAGACTCACTTCATCGGGCGCCATCAGACCCTGCCTCCTCAACAACCTTGAATATGATATCCTGACACCCCTGAGAGCCGGTGCAACAGACGATGAACTTTCGTCAATCATCAAAAAGGGCATCCGGAACAAACCGGGGTCACACAACCTGGGAACCGACAATTTCACCCGGATCGACAGCCAGATGTTTTCCATTGGCGGCTGA
- a CDS encoding sensor domain-containing diguanylate cyclase: MKIPDAILARLAANEQVAKKFHHIEISVLTILNFQDFFEQLLTKVGQTFQIPHVWISIIQESAIADQILAMEDSAVLKSSTSFITHSTFLRLIGSYRQPLLANQNLDRFSPLVPPEAHYDIGSIAIAPLFIDGELIGSLNQADQVCDRFMPGIDTDLLARLSLKISLCLSNVAAHEKLRHLAFHDPLTGLLNRRVMETILEREFERAKRYCTPLSVVFLDLDHFKRINDTFGHDQGDRALVCFAQSLGAAKRANDIVARFAGDEFVVILPSTTRQETDSYLARLNALLAQQPVKVNQSCFQINFSWGVASISDLGINRSADLLRHADQQLYVTKKNKKTLSG; the protein is encoded by the coding sequence ATGAAAATTCCAGATGCGATTCTTGCAAGGCTTGCAGCAAACGAACAGGTCGCAAAAAAATTTCATCACATAGAGATAAGTGTTCTTACCATCCTCAACTTCCAGGATTTTTTCGAACAGCTTCTTACTAAGGTCGGTCAAACCTTCCAGATTCCCCATGTTTGGATATCCATTATCCAGGAAAGCGCCATTGCCGATCAGATCCTGGCAATGGAAGATTCCGCCGTCTTGAAGTCAAGCACCAGCTTCATCACACACAGCACGTTCCTGAGGCTGATCGGCTCGTACCGGCAGCCTCTCCTTGCCAATCAGAACCTGGATCGTTTTTCCCCCCTGGTTCCTCCCGAGGCACACTATGACATCGGCTCCATTGCCATTGCCCCCCTCTTTATAGACGGGGAATTAATAGGCAGCTTAAACCAGGCAGACCAAGTCTGCGACCGCTTCATGCCGGGGATAGATACAGACCTTCTGGCCCGTCTATCACTGAAAATATCCCTTTGCCTTTCCAATGTTGCCGCCCATGAAAAACTCAGGCACCTGGCCTTCCACGACCCCCTTACAGGCCTGTTAAACCGACGGGTAATGGAAACCATCCTGGAGCGTGAATTCGAGCGTGCAAAGCGATATTGCACCCCCTTATCGGTTGTTTTCCTTGACCTTGACCATTTCAAACGTATCAATGACACCTTTGGCCACGACCAGGGAGACCGGGCTCTGGTCTGTTTTGCCCAAAGCCTTGGTGCTGCAAAAAGAGCAAATGATATAGTGGCAAGATTTGCCGGAGACGAATTTGTGGTGATCCTGCCATCCACTACCCGACAGGAGACCGACAGCTACCTTGCAAGGCTGAATGCGCTCCTGGCACAGCAACCGGTAAAAGTCAATCAATCGTGTTTCCAAATTAATTTTTCCTGGGGTGTGGCCTCTATTTCAGATCTGGGGATCAACCGTTCTGCCGACCTACTAAGGCATGCCGACCAGCAGCTCTATGTGACCAAAAAAAACAAAAAGACCCTGTCAGGCTGA
- the rplQ gene encoding 50S ribosomal protein L17 has protein sequence MRHRKSGAKLNRTSSHRKAMFRNMVTSLFKHSSIKTTEAKAKELRKLADKMVTLAKRGDLHARRQAFSIIREKDVVHQLFNDAPSKFASRQGGYTRITKLGLRSGDAAPMTTIELICDEV, from the coding sequence ATGAGACATAGAAAATCAGGCGCGAAACTGAACCGTACGTCAAGCCACAGAAAGGCCATGTTTAGAAACATGGTCACTTCTTTATTTAAACACAGTAGCATTAAAACAACCGAGGCCAAAGCCAAAGAGCTCAGGAAACTGGCAGACAAGATGGTTACCCTTGCCAAAAGGGGTGATCTTCATGCACGGCGCCAGGCCTTTTCCATTATCAGGGAAAAGGATGTGGTCCATCAGCTGTTTAACGATGCTCCCTCAAAATTTGCATCACGTCAGGGCGGTTACACGAGAATCACCAAGCTCGGACTGAGATCCGGGGATGCTGCCCCCATGACGACCATCGAACTGATCTGTGATGAAGTCTAA
- a CDS encoding DNA-directed RNA polymerase subunit alpha: MSSDELVYMNWREIIMPEKVAVTTTSTYGKFVCEPLEKGYGITIGNSLRRIILSSLYGAAIVSVKFSEALHEYSVVSDVREDVSEIIMNLKEVKLKLDDPGDKILTINVKGEKFVTAADIISGDGRVEILNPEQHIATVSKGGELMMTMLVKTGKGYALAASNKDPEAPVGTIPIDSVFSPIKRVKYVVGASRIGQKTDYDKLTMEIWTDGSVTPEDSVAYAAKILKEQMNPFINFDEDIEPELVEKEHEGAAKNFNENLYRSVDELELSVRSSNCLKNAQILKIYQLVQKTDNEMLKTKNFGRKSLNEIKEVLTSMDLSLGMDLEGFEPPEEDQIKEGE, from the coding sequence ATGTCATCAGATGAACTTGTATACATGAACTGGCGTGAGATTATCATGCCTGAAAAGGTTGCGGTTACCACAACCTCCACATACGGAAAATTTGTATGTGAGCCCCTGGAAAAGGGGTATGGAATCACAATCGGCAACTCGCTTAGGAGAATTATTCTCTCTTCATTGTACGGAGCCGCCATTGTATCTGTTAAATTCAGTGAAGCCCTCCACGAGTACAGCGTGGTTTCAGATGTCAGGGAAGATGTCTCTGAGATTATCATGAACCTCAAAGAGGTCAAACTTAAGCTTGACGATCCGGGTGACAAGATTCTGACGATCAATGTCAAGGGGGAGAAGTTCGTTACGGCCGCAGATATTATCAGTGGTGACGGCCGTGTCGAGATCCTTAATCCAGAGCAGCATATTGCAACGGTTTCCAAGGGTGGTGAACTGATGATGACCATGCTTGTTAAAACCGGAAAAGGGTATGCCCTGGCCGCTTCCAACAAGGATCCCGAGGCCCCTGTGGGAACGATTCCCATTGACAGTGTTTTTTCTCCCATTAAGCGGGTGAAGTATGTTGTGGGTGCGTCCAGGATTGGTCAAAAAACCGATTACGACAAGCTTACTATGGAAATATGGACCGATGGCAGTGTCACTCCTGAAGATTCTGTTGCATATGCGGCCAAAATTCTGAAAGAGCAGATGAATCCCTTTATAAATTTTGATGAGGATATAGAACCTGAGCTGGTTGAAAAAGAGCATGAGGGGGCAGCTAAAAATTTCAACGAAAACCTGTACAGAAGTGTTGACGAATTGGAACTGTCTGTACGAAGCTCCAACTGCCTTAAAAATGCTCAGATTCTCAAGATCTATCAGCTTGTTCAGAAAACAGACAATGAAATGCTCAAAACCAAAAACTTCGGAAGAAAATCCTTAAACGAGATCAAAGAGGTTCTTACTTCCATGGACTTAAGCTTGGGCATGGATCTGGAAGGATTTGAACCTCCAGAAGAGGATCAAATTAAGGAAGGAGAGTAA